A window of the Zeugodacus cucurbitae isolate PBARC_wt_2022May chromosome 2, idZeuCucr1.2, whole genome shotgun sequence genome harbors these coding sequences:
- the LOC105220194 gene encoding uncharacterized protein LOC105220194, whose amino-acid sequence MLTACREKLPNPHRNCIHEILSTLICHDNDLRRINTELRNLQYEFKEQMDKINFGFSRESKNECQGSEKIIFFTRKITTMYDLNECFSKKIEELKKNREEIIGNARRCIVGLNAEKCNFRQFYENTVDYLKRYAIKSDDPVVINNCEKDICEMHKLFVKEVTLIKKCETELESFFQICNLVDANNCCCFKDYDWLPQNKTLHIVDGLVEEIKCQMGTTLSKAFAQFYVHQSADIKSFLAAYLMNIEHNEEVLKEKLNIFGNLT is encoded by the exons atgcttaCTGCCTGCAGAGAAAAGTTACCTAATCCACATAGAAATTGCATCCATGAAATTTTGAGTACACTTATCTGCCACGATAATGATTTGAGACGCATAAACACGGAGTTACGTAATCTGCAATATGAATTTAAAGAGCAGAtggacaaaataaattttgggttTTCGAGGGAAAGCAAAAATGAATGTCAAGGatctgaaaaaattatattttttactcgaAAAATTACCACAATGTACGATCTAAATGAatgcttttcaaaaaaaattgaagaactaAAGAAGAACCGCGAAGAAATAATTGGCAACGCACGTCGGTGCATCGTCGGTTTAAATGctgaaaaatgcaattttagacAGTTTTATGAAAACACCGTTGATTACTTAAAAAGATATGCTATAAAATCTGACGATCCAGTTGTAATTAATAACTGCGAAAAAGATATTTGCGAAATGCATAAACTCTTTGTGAAAGAAGTTACCCTAATAAAGAAATGCGAAACAGAGCTTGAATCGTTTTTccaaatttgtaatttagtagatgcaaataattgttgctgttttaaaGATTATGATTGGCTACCAcaga ATAAAACACTCCATATAGTTGACGGTCTCGTCGaagaaataaaatgtcaaatggGTACAACTTTAAGCAAAGCTTTCGCCCAGTTTTATGTTCATCAGTCAGCAGACATTAAATCCTTTTTAGCGGCATATCTTATGAACATAGAACACAATGAAGAAGtacttaaagaaaaattaaacatttttggcaacttgacttga